The following proteins are encoded in a genomic region of Xanthomonas cassavae CFBP 4642:
- a CDS encoding PQQ-dependent sugar dehydrogenase: MSARRLLALACSATLFTTGAVLAAPAAAPAPTSTAAPAAAIPKAQWPFQAATVADFDEPWAMTFLPDGTLLVSEKRGALMRLDPKTKRKSAVSGVPTVAYGGQGGFGDVLAHPRFAKNGLVYVSYAEPGQGDTRGAAVARAKLTLDATGGGTLSDLKVIWRQEPKVSGNGHFGHRLAFDPSGKLWITSSERQKFDPAQDMKANLGKLIRLNDDGSVPADNPFVAQGGVAAQVWSLGHRNILGIAFDGRGRLWEHEMGPAGGDELNLIQRGANYGYPIVSNGDHYDGRPIPDHYTRPEFAAPKISWTPVISPAGFVIYSGKQFPAWRGNGLIGGLSSMALVQVSLGDQPREVARYDMGARIREVEQGPDGALWLLEDDASGSTGRLLKLTPKSKAAVENDA; this comes from the coding sequence ATGTCTGCCCGACGTCTGCTCGCTCTGGCCTGCTCGGCTACCCTGTTCACCACCGGCGCCGTTCTGGCCGCTCCTGCCGCCGCACCCGCACCCACGTCCACTGCTGCCCCGGCAGCAGCCATTCCCAAGGCGCAGTGGCCGTTCCAGGCCGCTACCGTCGCCGATTTCGACGAACCCTGGGCGATGACCTTCTTGCCCGATGGCACGCTATTGGTCAGCGAAAAGCGGGGCGCCCTGATGCGGCTGGATCCCAAGACCAAGCGCAAGAGCGCGGTGTCCGGCGTGCCGACAGTCGCCTACGGCGGCCAGGGCGGTTTTGGTGATGTGCTGGCGCATCCGCGATTTGCCAAAAATGGCCTGGTCTATGTGAGCTATGCCGAACCCGGCCAGGGCGACACGCGCGGGGCAGCGGTCGCCCGTGCCAAGCTCACGTTGGACGCCACCGGCGGCGGCACCTTGTCCGACCTCAAGGTGATATGGCGGCAGGAGCCCAAAGTGTCCGGCAACGGCCACTTCGGCCATCGGCTTGCGTTCGACCCCAGTGGCAAGCTGTGGATCACCTCCAGCGAACGGCAGAAGTTCGATCCCGCGCAGGACATGAAGGCCAACCTCGGCAAGTTGATCCGTCTCAACGACGACGGCAGCGTGCCGGCCGACAATCCGTTCGTTGCGCAGGGCGGCGTGGCTGCACAGGTGTGGTCGCTGGGCCACCGCAACATCCTGGGCATTGCCTTCGACGGCAGGGGCCGGCTGTGGGAACACGAAATGGGCCCGGCCGGTGGCGATGAGCTCAACCTGATCCAGCGCGGCGCCAATTATGGCTATCCGATCGTGTCCAACGGCGATCACTACGATGGCCGACCGATTCCCGACCACTACACCCGGCCGGAATTCGCTGCCCCCAAGATCAGCTGGACGCCCGTGATTTCGCCCGCCGGCTTTGTGATCTACAGCGGCAAGCAATTCCCGGCGTGGCGCGGCAATGGCTTGATCGGCGGGCTGTCGTCGATGGCACTGGTGCAGGTCTCGCTCGGCGATCAGCCGCGCGAAGTCGCTCGCTACGATATGGGCGCGCGCATCCGCGAAGTGGAGCAAGGCCCCGATGGCGCGCTGTGGTTGCTTGAAGACGATGCCAGCGGCAGCACCGGGCGCCTGCTCAAGCTGACGCCCAAGAGCAAGGCCGCGGTCGAAAACGACGCGTGA
- the dnaG gene encoding DNA primase, with product MARIPDAFIDELLARTDIVEIVGGRVPLKRQGKEYSARCPFHDERSASFTVSPTKQFYHCFGCGAHGTAISFLMNYDRLEFLDAVDELAKRAGMEIPRDTQQRTPQQQDDSRELYSALEAATKFFQRQLDGNARAAEYLDGRGVDAENRARFQIGYAPDGYSALKDTLGIDTRRMSVLERAGLFSKNNRGHVYDKFRDRVMFPIFDRRGRVIAFGGRILGAPADGRDPGPKYLNSPETALFHKGRELYGLWQVRQANQKIERLIVVEGYMDVVSLFQFGVTQAVATLGTATTPEHAELLFRNAPDVVFCFDGDNAGRKAGWRALESVLPRMKDGRQAFFLFLPDGEDPDTIVRKEGAQAFDTRLKQATPLSQFFFDEMSREINLHTLDGKARLAERAKPMLAQIPEGAFGDLMRQELARMTGVGASPSSPGHGATPQARVPARVGAPVQRRSLVRASIAILLQQPSLAMSLEGQHNFAGLRLPGIELLMELLALVRQRPDISTGALLEHFTEREEQAALQKLAAQVLPGDEQSWAIELHDAMAQLDRQLLQQRLEELQAKQRAQGLDDTDKYELRELLRLRPGAR from the coding sequence ATGGCCCGCATCCCCGACGCATTCATCGACGAACTGCTTGCACGTACCGACATCGTCGAGATAGTGGGCGGCCGCGTGCCGCTCAAGCGTCAGGGCAAGGAGTATTCGGCGCGCTGCCCGTTCCACGACGAGCGCTCGGCCTCGTTCACGGTCTCGCCGACCAAGCAGTTCTATCACTGCTTCGGCTGCGGCGCGCATGGCACTGCGATCAGCTTCCTGATGAATTACGACCGCCTCGAGTTTCTCGATGCGGTCGACGAGCTGGCCAAGCGCGCCGGCATGGAGATCCCGCGCGACACCCAGCAGCGCACCCCGCAACAACAGGACGACAGCCGCGAGCTGTACTCGGCGCTGGAGGCGGCGACCAAGTTCTTTCAGCGCCAGCTCGACGGCAACGCACGCGCCGCCGAGTACCTGGACGGACGCGGCGTGGATGCGGAGAACCGCGCGCGGTTCCAGATCGGCTACGCGCCCGATGGCTACAGCGCATTGAAGGACACCCTGGGCATCGATACACGACGCATGAGCGTGCTCGAACGCGCCGGGCTGTTTTCCAAGAACAACCGCGGCCATGTCTACGACAAGTTCCGCGACCGGGTGATGTTCCCGATCTTCGACCGCCGCGGCCGGGTGATCGCCTTCGGCGGACGCATTCTGGGCGCGCCGGCTGATGGCCGCGACCCGGGCCCGAAGTACCTCAATTCGCCGGAAACCGCGCTGTTCCACAAGGGCCGCGAGTTGTACGGCCTGTGGCAGGTGCGCCAGGCCAACCAGAAGATCGAACGGCTGATCGTGGTGGAGGGCTACATGGACGTGGTCTCGCTGTTTCAGTTCGGCGTCACCCAGGCGGTGGCCACGCTGGGCACGGCGACCACGCCCGAACATGCCGAACTGCTGTTCCGCAATGCGCCGGACGTGGTGTTCTGTTTCGATGGCGACAACGCCGGCCGCAAGGCCGGCTGGCGCGCGCTCGAGTCGGTACTGCCGCGCATGAAGGACGGCCGCCAGGCGTTCTTCCTGTTCCTGCCCGACGGCGAAGACCCGGACACCATCGTGCGCAAGGAAGGCGCGCAGGCCTTCGATACGCGCCTGAAACAGGCCACGCCGCTGTCGCAGTTCTTCTTCGACGAGATGTCGCGCGAGATCAACCTGCATACGCTGGACGGCAAGGCGCGCCTGGCCGAACGCGCCAAACCGATGCTGGCGCAGATACCCGAAGGCGCGTTCGGCGATCTGATGCGGCAAGAACTGGCGCGCATGACCGGCGTGGGGGCCTCGCCCAGTTCGCCCGGCCACGGCGCCACGCCGCAGGCCCGCGTACCCGCGCGGGTCGGCGCACCGGTGCAGCGGCGCAGCCTGGTGCGCGCCTCCATCGCGATCCTGCTGCAGCAGCCCTCGCTGGCGATGAGCCTGGAGGGCCAACACAACTTCGCTGGCCTGCGCTTGCCTGGAATCGAGTTGTTGATGGAACTGCTTGCGCTGGTACGGCAACGCCCCGACATCAGTACCGGCGCGCTGTTGGAACACTTTACCGAACGCGAGGAACAAGCCGCGCTGCAGAAGCTGGCCGCGCAGGTGCTGCCAGGCGACGAGCAGAGCTGGGCGATCGAGTTGCACGACGCCATGGCCCAGCTCGATCGGCAACTGCTGCAGCAACGCCTGGAAGAATTGCAGGCCAAACAACGTGCGCAAGGCCTGGACGACACGGATAAGTACGAATTGCGCGAACTGCTGCGCCTGCGTCCCGGAGCGCGCTGA
- the tsaD gene encoding tRNA (adenosine(37)-N6)-threonylcarbamoyltransferase complex transferase subunit TsaD, producing the protein MKVLGIESSCDETGVAVYDTALTGVPALRAHAVYSQIALHAEYGGVVPELASRDHVRKLLPLIRQTLGEAGLRIDELDGVAYTAGPGLVGALLVGAGVARSLAWALEVPAIGVHHMEGHLLAPLMEDDPPQPPFVALLVSGGHTQLVSVKALGSYEVLGETLDDAAGEAFDKTAKMMGLPYPGGPQLAALAETGTPGRYKFARPMTDRPGLDFSFSGLKTQVLLAWRGSDQSDTTRADIARGFEDAVVETLAIKCLRALDAAGCNTLVVAGGVGANKRLRAQLQEAAQRRGGRVCFPRPALCTDNGAMIAFAGALRLQAGEHADAAVHVTPRWDMASLPPLAAARDLGVEIRDS; encoded by the coding sequence GTGAAAGTCCTTGGGATCGAATCATCATGCGATGAGACCGGTGTGGCGGTTTACGACACCGCCCTGACCGGCGTGCCGGCGTTGCGCGCCCATGCGGTGTACAGCCAGATCGCGCTGCATGCCGAATACGGCGGGGTGGTGCCGGAGCTGGCCAGTCGCGACCACGTGCGCAAGCTGCTGCCGTTGATCCGCCAGACCCTGGGCGAGGCGGGGCTGCGCATCGACGAACTGGACGGGGTGGCCTACACCGCCGGGCCCGGCCTGGTCGGCGCCCTGCTGGTCGGCGCCGGTGTGGCGCGCTCGCTCGCCTGGGCGCTGGAGGTGCCGGCGATCGGGGTGCATCACATGGAAGGGCATCTGTTGGCACCGCTGATGGAAGACGACCCGCCGCAGCCGCCCTTCGTGGCGCTGCTGGTCTCCGGCGGGCATACCCAATTGGTGTCGGTCAAGGCGCTGGGCAGCTACGAAGTGCTGGGCGAGACCCTGGACGATGCGGCCGGCGAGGCGTTCGACAAGACTGCCAAGATGATGGGCCTGCCATATCCGGGCGGCCCGCAACTGGCGGCGCTGGCCGAAACCGGCACCCCGGGGCGCTACAAGTTCGCCCGGCCGATGACCGACCGGCCGGGCCTGGATTTCAGCTTCAGCGGGCTCAAGACCCAGGTGCTGCTGGCCTGGCGCGGCAGCGACCAGTCCGACACCACCCGCGCGGACATCGCGCGCGGCTTCGAGGATGCCGTGGTGGAAACGCTGGCGATCAAATGCTTGCGCGCGCTGGACGCGGCCGGCTGCAACACGCTGGTGGTGGCCGGCGGTGTGGGCGCCAACAAGCGCCTGCGCGCGCAGCTGCAGGAGGCCGCGCAGCGCCGTGGCGGCCGGGTCTGTTTCCCGCGCCCGGCGCTGTGCACCGACAACGGCGCGATGATCGCCTTCGCCGGCGCGCTGCGGCTGCAGGCCGGCGAGCACGCCGATGCCGCGGTGCATGTGACGCCGCGCTGGGATATGGCGAGCCTGCCGCCACTGGCAGCGGCGCGGGATTTGGGAGTGGAGATTCGGGATTCGTAG
- a CDS encoding YihY/virulence factor BrkB family protein: MTTLSTEYLQKHLGRLQRSLPMALFNRFLEIDVMTQAASLSFYALLSLAPLLVLLLWLTASLYPPAQEALVQQVAQLAGGSAAEVADTVIRNATDQPGIGSLAGLWSTLLLFIGATAVFAQLQNALNLIFRTDKQRLDGIMAWLKKRVFSFGVILALGFLLIVSMIATTALQVVFARLPSVLPAVGYVTTLALYSVAFAFLYRYLPDRTVNWRQAFVGGVITALLFALGRYAIGVYIAKAAPGSAYGSMGTLVILLVWMYYASVVFFVGALLTAVIDERVRSHRKLREAGVDPDHPPEAIATPVAAGAPTLPDTPARS, translated from the coding sequence GTGACGACGCTTTCCACCGAATACCTGCAAAAGCATCTGGGCCGCCTGCAGCGCAGCCTGCCGATGGCGCTGTTCAATCGGTTTCTCGAAATCGACGTGATGACGCAGGCCGCATCGCTGTCGTTCTATGCGCTGCTGTCGCTGGCGCCGTTGCTGGTCTTGCTGCTGTGGCTGACTGCCTCGCTGTATCCACCTGCACAGGAAGCGCTGGTGCAGCAGGTCGCGCAACTGGCCGGCGGTAGCGCTGCCGAGGTGGCCGACACGGTGATCCGCAATGCCACCGACCAGCCCGGCATCGGCTCGCTGGCCGGGCTATGGAGCACGCTGTTGCTGTTCATCGGTGCCACTGCGGTGTTTGCGCAGTTGCAAAATGCGCTGAACCTGATCTTCCGCACCGACAAGCAGCGCCTGGACGGCATCATGGCGTGGCTGAAGAAGCGCGTATTTTCCTTTGGGGTGATCCTGGCGCTGGGCTTTCTGCTGATCGTGTCGATGATCGCCACCACCGCCCTGCAGGTGGTGTTCGCGCGGCTGCCGTCGGTACTGCCGGCGGTGGGCTATGTGACCACGCTGGCGCTGTATTCGGTGGCGTTCGCGTTTCTGTACCGCTATCTGCCCGATCGCACCGTCAACTGGCGGCAGGCCTTCGTCGGCGGCGTCATTACCGCGCTGCTGTTTGCGCTGGGCCGCTATGCCATCGGCGTCTACATCGCCAAGGCCGCGCCGGGCAGCGCCTACGGCTCGATGGGCACCCTGGTGATCCTGCTGGTGTGGATGTACTACGCCTCGGTGGTGTTCTTCGTCGGAGCCTTACTGACTGCGGTCATCGACGAGCGCGTGCGCTCGCACCGCAAGCTGCGCGAGGCCGGCGTGGACCCGGATCACCCGCCCGAGGCCATCGCCACGCCCGTGGCGGCAGGCGCCCCCACGCTGCCGGACACACCTGCGCGCAGCTGA
- a CDS encoding lipase family protein, whose translation MRYDQYQQTFALSTLANWVGDRKGSQPALQADYQTTLLQTLASADSQDRIGDWQLVWGPQVWQAPNSSLSGNAMYVAHTDAMPGIGEAYVVALSATNPESLYDWFTEDFDVSSVVDFTSYSPLLGTAPVAAKKPIKPGSVVISIGAATGVWHLLNMVSPPSALAPNTGLLEFLQSLDGSKATVIFAGHSLGGALSPTLATWLKTNGKLDNFNAVHCYPTAGATPGNGAFASLCAQALPPPAAGAVPYQRWNVDLWNTLDCVPHAWAVPMLSQIKTLYRNTPIKEIDVLVDVAIANAVASTVSYQQINNQPLSGTLTGIPTTIVQFLEQMAHQHTTAYQALIAEWLTPVPVTPQTQSVDATQARDDLIDRLVAHAAQVALADADKIEAVGMSVESMAKTLFKDI comes from the coding sequence ATGCGTTACGACCAATATCAGCAGACGTTCGCGCTATCCACACTTGCCAACTGGGTTGGCGATCGCAAGGGCAGCCAGCCAGCGCTGCAAGCGGACTACCAGACCACGTTGTTGCAGACACTGGCATCGGCCGACAGCCAGGACAGAATCGGCGATTGGCAGCTGGTGTGGGGGCCTCAGGTCTGGCAGGCGCCCAATTCGTCGCTGTCGGGCAATGCGATGTATGTCGCCCATACCGACGCCATGCCTGGCATCGGCGAAGCGTATGTCGTTGCGCTGAGCGCTACCAATCCAGAATCGCTCTACGACTGGTTCACCGAAGACTTCGACGTTTCCTCGGTAGTGGACTTTACGAGCTACTCGCCGCTGCTCGGCACCGCTCCGGTCGCCGCAAAAAAGCCAATCAAGCCCGGGAGCGTGGTCATCTCGATAGGAGCGGCGACTGGCGTGTGGCATCTGCTCAACATGGTGAGTCCACCCTCTGCGCTGGCGCCGAACACGGGATTGCTGGAATTCCTGCAATCGCTGGATGGCAGCAAGGCGACGGTGATCTTCGCCGGGCATAGCCTGGGTGGCGCGCTATCGCCGACCTTGGCGACCTGGTTGAAGACCAATGGCAAGCTGGACAATTTCAACGCGGTGCACTGTTACCCCACGGCCGGCGCTACTCCCGGCAACGGTGCGTTTGCATCGTTGTGCGCGCAGGCATTGCCCCCGCCAGCGGCTGGGGCCGTGCCGTACCAGAGATGGAACGTCGATCTGTGGAACACGCTCGATTGCGTGCCCCATGCCTGGGCCGTGCCGATGCTCAGCCAGATCAAGACGCTTTACCGCAACACGCCGATCAAGGAAATCGACGTATTGGTCGATGTGGCCATCGCCAACGCGGTGGCGTCCACGGTGAGCTACCAGCAGATCAACAATCAGCCGCTAAGCGGCACCCTGACCGGCATCCCCACCACCATCGTGCAATTTCTCGAGCAGATGGCCCATCAGCACACCACCGCCTACCAGGCATTGATCGCCGAATGGCTGACACCGGTGCCGGTGACGCCGCAGACGCAGAGTGTGGATGCGACCCAAGCCCGTGACGACCTGATCGATCGGTTGGTTGCGCATGCCGCCCAGGTGGCGCTGGCCGATGCCGACAAGATCGAGGCCGTCGGCATGTCGGTCGAATCGATGGCCAAGACCTTGTTCAAGGATATATGA
- a CDS encoding glycoside hydrolase family 3 N-terminal domain-containing protein translates to MAADRIETLIARMTVEEKVGQLGVFADMVRPFAPDVNPEANVLNADEVLQQVRAGRVGSLFNGVGAALGMQIQKVAVEESRLGIPVILAADVIHGMRTVFPIPLGEAASFEPELAERTARATAIEATAAGLHWTYAPAVDIARDQRWGRGAEGAGEDVVLGMAFAAARVRGFQGGDLTADDCLLATPKHFAAYGAVAAGMEYNTVDIAPQTLRDVHLPPFKAAFDAGALTVMSSFNDINGVPASANHELLTEILRGEWQFPGVVISDYTADMELIAHGYAADERDATKKAFLAGLDLSMQSGFYAAHLPSLVESGEVPMAALDASVRRILQLKDAIGLFNNPYRSLDPAREADTAHLPAHDALSRDAARRSIVLLKNDDAVLPLKKSGQRIALIGPFVQDRENIEGCWTLFGDKARYVTLEQGVRAVVGTDYLSVVQGCGLEEALPGGISAAIDAAQAADVVVLALGEPQRFSGEAQSRTEITLPPGQQALAEAVAATGTPVVVLLRNGRALALSGAVRDAQAIAVTWYLGTQTGTGVADVLFGDYNPSGRLPISFPQVTGQQPYFYNHLRTGRPELPTLSEYKARWREMPNEPLYPFGHGLSYTTFAYAQPQLSTAQLGWDDTLSITTRVTNTGRVAGEEVVQLYVHDRVASRVRPVRELKAFRKVLLQPGESTEVVFTLTRDALSFTNRKGVFSAEPGVFDVWVCASAKSGEAVAFELLDACG, encoded by the coding sequence ATGGCTGCTGATCGCATCGAAACCCTGATTGCCCGGATGACCGTCGAAGAGAAGGTCGGCCAGTTGGGTGTGTTCGCCGACATGGTGCGGCCGTTCGCGCCGGACGTGAATCCCGAGGCCAATGTGCTCAATGCCGATGAGGTGTTGCAGCAAGTGCGCGCCGGCCGGGTCGGCTCGCTGTTCAATGGCGTGGGCGCCGCGCTGGGCATGCAGATCCAGAAAGTGGCGGTGGAAGAGAGTCGTCTGGGCATCCCGGTGATCCTGGCCGCGGACGTGATCCACGGCATGCGCACGGTGTTCCCGATTCCGCTGGGCGAGGCGGCCAGCTTCGAGCCTGAACTGGCCGAGCGCACCGCGCGCGCCACCGCGATCGAGGCCACCGCGGCCGGATTGCACTGGACCTACGCACCGGCCGTGGATATCGCCCGCGACCAGCGCTGGGGCCGTGGCGCCGAGGGCGCTGGCGAAGACGTGGTGCTGGGCATGGCATTCGCCGCTGCGCGCGTGCGCGGCTTCCAGGGCGGCGACCTGACTGCCGACGATTGCCTGCTGGCCACGCCCAAGCACTTCGCCGCTTATGGCGCGGTGGCTGCCGGCATGGAATACAACACTGTGGACATCGCGCCGCAGACCCTGCGCGACGTGCATCTGCCGCCGTTCAAGGCCGCCTTCGATGCCGGTGCGCTGACGGTGATGTCCTCGTTCAACGACATCAACGGTGTGCCGGCCAGCGCCAACCATGAGTTGCTCACCGAGATCCTGCGCGGCGAGTGGCAGTTTCCGGGCGTGGTGATTTCCGACTACACCGCCGACATGGAGCTGATTGCGCACGGCTACGCCGCCGATGAGCGCGATGCGACCAAGAAGGCGTTCCTGGCCGGGCTGGACCTGAGCATGCAGAGCGGCTTCTATGCCGCGCATCTGCCGTCGCTGGTGGAAAGCGGCGAAGTGCCGATGGCCGCGCTGGATGCCAGCGTGCGCCGCATCCTGCAGCTGAAGGACGCGATCGGTCTGTTCAACAACCCGTACCGTTCGCTGGACCCGGCGCGTGAAGCCGATACCGCGCATCTGCCTGCGCACGATGCCTTGTCGCGCGATGCGGCGCGGCGTTCGATCGTGTTGCTGAAGAACGACGACGCCGTGCTGCCGCTGAAGAAAAGCGGGCAGCGCATCGCCTTGATCGGGCCGTTCGTGCAGGACCGCGAGAACATCGAAGGTTGCTGGACGCTGTTCGGCGACAAGGCGCGCTACGTGACCCTGGAGCAGGGCGTGCGCGCCGTGGTCGGCACCGACTATCTGAGCGTCGTGCAGGGTTGCGGCCTGGAAGAGGCATTGCCGGGTGGGATTTCCGCGGCCATTGATGCCGCGCAAGCCGCCGATGTGGTGGTGCTGGCGCTGGGCGAGCCGCAGCGGTTCAGTGGCGAGGCGCAGTCGCGCACCGAGATCACCTTGCCGCCGGGGCAACAGGCGCTGGCCGAAGCGGTGGCCGCGACCGGCACGCCGGTGGTGGTGCTGTTGCGCAACGGGCGCGCGCTGGCATTGAGCGGTGCGGTACGCGATGCCCAGGCGATTGCGGTGACCTGGTATCTGGGCACCCAGACCGGGACCGGTGTGGCCGATGTGCTGTTCGGCGACTACAACCCATCCGGGCGTCTGCCGATCAGCTTCCCGCAGGTCACCGGGCAGCAGCCGTATTTCTACAATCATCTGCGCACCGGTCGTCCCGAATTGCCGACCTTGTCCGAGTACAAGGCGCGCTGGCGCGAAATGCCCAACGAGCCGTTGTATCCGTTCGGCCATGGGCTGAGCTACACCACCTTTGCGTATGCGCAGCCGCAGTTGAGCACCGCGCAGCTGGGCTGGGACGACACCCTCAGCATCACCACGCGCGTGACCAATACTGGCCGCGTGGCCGGCGAAGAAGTGGTGCAGCTGTACGTGCACGACCGTGTGGCCAGCCGGGTGCGCCCGGTGCGCGAACTCAAGGCATTCCGCAAGGTGTTGCTGCAGCCGGGTGAGAGCACGGAGGTAGTGTTCACCCTGACGCGCGACGCGCTGTCCTTCACCAATCGCAAGGGCGTCTTCAGCGCCGAGCCAGGCGTTTTCGACGTGTGGGTCTGCGCATCGGCCAAGAGTGGCGAGGCGGTGGCATTCGAGTTGCTCGACGCCTGTGGGTAG
- a CDS encoding GatB/YqeY domain-containing protein, whose protein sequence is MPLKQQLTDDMKAAMKSGDKHSLGVIRLINAAIKQKEVDERIEMDDAAVIAVLDKMVKQRKDSVTQYEGAAREDLAQIEREEIVVIERYLPAKMGQAEIVAAIQATIAETGASSPADIGKLMGALKPKLAGQADMGLVSTLVKKHLAG, encoded by the coding sequence ATGCCCCTCAAGCAGCAGCTTACCGATGACATGAAGGCCGCGATGAAGTCCGGCGACAAGCACAGCCTGGGCGTGATCCGGCTGATCAACGCCGCGATCAAGCAGAAGGAAGTGGACGAGCGCATCGAGATGGACGATGCCGCCGTCATCGCCGTGCTCGACAAGATGGTCAAGCAGCGCAAGGACTCGGTCACCCAGTACGAAGGCGCCGCACGCGAAGACCTGGCGCAGATCGAGCGCGAGGAGATCGTGGTGATCGAGCGTTACCTGCCGGCCAAGATGGGCCAAGCCGAGATCGTGGCCGCCATCCAGGCCACCATTGCCGAGACCGGAGCAAGCAGCCCCGCCGACATCGGCAAGCTGATGGGCGCACTCAAGCCCAAGCTCGCCGGCCAGGCCGACATGGGCCTGGTGTCCACGCTGGTGAAGAAGCACTTGGCGGGCTGA
- the folB gene encoding dihydroneopterin aldolase, which translates to MDKVFIEGLEIDALIGIYDWERRIRQTLRFDLEMGFDNRIPAASDDIADTLNYKAVSKRLIDFVQGSDCGLVETLAERCAAIVLDEFGVQWLRLKLSKPGAVRGAQAVGVIIERERAA; encoded by the coding sequence ATGGATAAAGTGTTTATCGAAGGCCTGGAAATCGATGCGCTGATTGGCATCTACGACTGGGAGCGGCGGATTCGCCAGACGCTGCGGTTCGATCTGGAGATGGGCTTCGACAACCGCATTCCGGCGGCCAGCGACGACATTGCCGATACGCTGAACTACAAGGCGGTAAGCAAGCGGTTGATCGACTTCGTGCAGGGCTCGGATTGCGGGCTGGTCGAGACCCTGGCCGAGCGTTGCGCGGCGATCGTGCTGGACGAATTCGGCGTGCAGTGGCTGCGGCTGAAGCTCAGCAAGCCCGGTGCGGTACGTGGCGCGCAGGCGGTGGGCGTCATCATCGAACGGGAGCGGGCGGCCTGA
- the rpsU gene encoding 30S ribosomal protein S21, producing the protein MPSVKVRENEPFEFALRRFKRTCEKAGVLAETRKREFYEKPTQERKRKAAAAVKRQLRRSSRDVTKRQRLY; encoded by the coding sequence ATGCCCAGCGTTAAAGTCCGCGAGAACGAGCCCTTCGAATTTGCGCTCCGCCGTTTCAAGCGCACCTGCGAAAAGGCCGGCGTGCTGGCCGAGACCCGCAAGCGCGAGTTCTATGAAAAGCCGACCCAGGAGCGTAAGCGCAAGGCTGCCGCTGCCGTGAAGCGTCAGCTGCGTCGTTCCTCGCGCGACGTCACCAAGCGTCAGCGCTTGTACTGA
- a CDS encoding bile acid:sodium symporter family protein has translation MAGRWATSPQVHTMIKHWLARLRIDPFTLALLCTVTLASLLPVSGTAAAVMDDVTDVAIAALFFLHGARLSREAVRAGALHWRLHLVILACTFVMFPLLGLLLKPLAHVALTPELYIGVLFLCALPSTVQSSIAFTSMARGNVPAAVCAASLSSLLGVFFTPLLMGAMVGSQGAMAHPADAIGKILLQLLVPFLAGHFLRPWIGAWVERHRAVLRYTDQATILLVVYTAFSASVNEGLWQKTPLPALLSVIGVAALLLAMAMVSITFLARRLHFNRADEIAIVFCSSKKSLATGVPMAKVMFAGGGLGAIVLPIMLYHQVQLIVCAFVAARYARNAPADAPPQSGIR, from the coding sequence ATGGCAGGCCGCTGGGCCACTTCCCCTCAAGTACACACGATGATCAAACACTGGCTGGCGCGGTTGCGCATCGATCCCTTCACCCTTGCGCTGCTGTGCACAGTCACGCTCGCCTCGCTGCTGCCGGTATCCGGTACCGCTGCTGCGGTCATGGACGATGTGACGGACGTGGCGATCGCCGCACTATTCTTCCTGCATGGCGCGCGGCTGTCGCGCGAGGCGGTCAGGGCCGGCGCGCTGCACTGGCGGCTGCATCTGGTGATCCTGGCCTGCACCTTCGTGATGTTTCCGCTGCTCGGGCTGCTGCTCAAGCCGCTGGCGCATGTGGCACTGACGCCGGAGTTGTACATCGGCGTGCTGTTCCTGTGCGCGCTGCCGTCCACCGTGCAGTCCTCCATCGCGTTCACCTCGATGGCGCGCGGCAATGTCCCGGCCGCGGTCTGCGCGGCCTCGCTTTCCAGCCTGCTGGGGGTGTTCTTCACTCCGCTGCTGATGGGCGCGATGGTCGGCAGCCAAGGCGCAATGGCACATCCGGCCGACGCGATCGGCAAGATCCTGCTGCAGTTGCTGGTGCCGTTCCTGGCTGGCCACTTCCTGCGCCCATGGATTGGCGCCTGGGTCGAACGGCATCGCGCGGTGCTGCGTTACACCGACCAGGCCACCATCCTGCTGGTGGTCTACACCGCCTTCAGCGCGTCGGTGAACGAAGGGCTGTGGCAGAAGACCCCGCTGCCTGCCCTGCTTTCGGTGATCGGCGTGGCAGCCCTGTTGCTGGCGATGGCGATGGTCTCCATCACCTTCCTTGCGCGGCGCCTGCACTTCAACCGCGCCGACGAGATCGCCATCGTGTTCTGCAGCTCGAAAAAAAGCCTGGCCACCGGCGTACCGATGGCCAAGGTGATGTTCGCCGGTGGCGGGCTGGGCGCGATCGTGCTGCCGATCATGCTGTATCACCAGGTGCAGCTGATCGTCTGCGCGTTCGTGGCAGCGCGCTATGCGCGCAACGCTCCAGCCGATGCACCTCCTCAGTCCGGGATACGCTAG